The genomic region TGTCATTCTTTTCGGCCGCCGCTTCAATTCCTTTTCCAATCCCATACCAACCCGGTGCATTATAGCGAACCTGTGTCCATGCAAATACCCATGGAATGGCCCTAAGTGAATCAAAAGTCATTGAATCTGAAGAACCACGGGATACCGGGCGTGAGGCAATCGGCAATTTACCAATATGTTCGATCGGAGTTATACTGGAATACCAATCCCAGAAATCCGGATCGTCAATCAACTCCCGATATGTTTTCATACTTGTTTCAGCAATATCTTCTATAACCGCCCTTTCCCCTTCTTTATTGGAAAGGTAGCCGGAAGTCTCTGAATATTGAAGCATGGTTACCTTAGCCATGGCATTCACAATTTGTTCTAAATGCCGGTGTGTAATTGACGAAAGCATATATCGAAATGAAATAACTTCTCCCTGTTCTGTAAATCGAATACGACCATTATTGGCCACCGCCGGCATCGCGGTTATGGCTTGGTTCGACTGTCCTCCACCCCGGCCAATTGTACCCCCTCGCCCATGAAATAAGCGGAAATCAACATTATACTTTCTGCAAACAGTCCCCAATTCGTACTGAGCTTTATCCAGTGCCCAGTTAGCCATCCAGTACCCGCCGTCTTTGTTACTGTCGGAATAACCCAGCATAATTTCCTGGAAATTATTTCGGGATTTCAAGTGCCTGGAAAAGAGATCATGCTCATACATTTGTGCCATTAAATCTGCACTATTCTCCAAATCTTCAATGGTCTCAAAAAGAGGCACAATATCGATTAAGCTCTCTGCTTTATCATTCTCATAGCTCCATAAACCTACTTCCTTTGCAATCAGCATTACCTCCAACATATCACTGATACCATGCGTCATGCTAATGATATAACTGCCAAAAATGTCCGGATTCAGAGCCAGTATATCTTTAATTTCCTCAAACACCGTCATCACTTTACTGGCAATTTCTGAGCGTGAACTCTTTACAGTGCTTAATGGCCTTGGGTTAGAAAGCTCTTTCACCAAAACTTCAATTTTATCCGTTTCAGTCAGCTCATTATAATTGTCCAGCACCTTAGCTTGAGACAGAAGCTCTTCCACTGTTTCTTCATGCAGTGCACTGTGTTGACGTATGTCTAATGCACTTAAATGAAAGCCAAAGGTATTTGCGCGAATAATTAAATCTTGCAGTCGCCCCTGCTGCGACAATCCCGAAAGCCCATTTTCAACCAAACTCTTTTTAATGACCTCCAAGTCATAAATAAAATCAGACACATTATACTTTTGGGAAGCGGCTAAAATTTCCGGCTTTTCCTCTCCAAGCGCATCCAGTAAAGACTCAATTTTACGCATGATATGCGTCACCTTCCGGCGATAAATCTCATGCTTATATCGGCGCTTATATCTTTCTGAAATTGGGAATTCTTTCTCATCTTTTTCGACCGATGTTCGCAATGCATCTGAAACCGGAGCTTGCTTATCTGAGACACTTAAATACCTGCGCAGCTCATTAAGTTCATCCAGGTATAAATTCAACACGGTTCTGCGCTGCTCAATTACGGTTTGCCAAGTTACGTTCGATGTCACATTAGGATTCCCGTCCCGATCACTGCCAATCCATGACCGGTATTTCAGTACAATCGGAATCTCAGGACGCTTGCTGTAATAGGTGTCAAAAGCCTGACGAATATCCCGATAGAGAACCGGGATGGAATCCCAAATAGAATGCGTAAAATAGAACAAACCATTTTCCACCTCATCCTCTACTGAAAGCCGTTCTGAACGGACTTCATCCGTAAGTAAAAGTAGGTTAAGTTGATTTAAAATTTCC from Gracilimonas sp. harbors:
- the ppc gene encoding phosphoenolpyruvate carboxylase, producing MYWKETVSNLAESSGISQNLTKRVITLTEILEELVIEKHGEAFVKKLGTLPIECAKALDEEDEPTLKKLQKEMNLLSLDEIKDVLQMYTTFFHLVNSLEQHEISRVNRSREFDETPESPRKESIAEAVYRMKEKGYTYEEALDIFRQMDIQPTITAHPTEARRRSVLLKQQELASMISRLGNSDITPDEKIDLRREILNQLNLLLLTDEVRSERLSVEDEVENGLFYFTHSIWDSIPVLYRDIRQAFDTYYSKRPEIPIVLKYRSWIGSDRDGNPNVTSNVTWQTVIEQRRTVLNLYLDELNELRRYLSVSDKQAPVSDALRTSVEKDEKEFPISERYKRRYKHEIYRRKVTHIMRKIESLLDALGEEKPEILAASQKYNVSDFIYDLEVIKKSLVENGLSGLSQQGRLQDLIIRANTFGFHLSALDIRQHSALHEETVEELLSQAKVLDNYNELTETDKIEVLVKELSNPRPLSTVKSSRSEIASKVMTVFEEIKDILALNPDIFGSYIISMTHGISDMLEVMLIAKEVGLWSYENDKAESLIDIVPLFETIEDLENSADLMAQMYEHDLFSRHLKSRNNFQEIMLGYSDSNKDGGYWMANWALDKAQYELGTVCRKYNVDFRLFHGRGGTIGRGGGQSNQAITAMPAVANNGRIRFTEQGEVISFRYMLSSITHRHLEQIVNAMAKVTMLQYSETSGYLSNKEGERAVIEDIAETSMKTYRELIDDPDFWDWYSSITPIEHIGKLPIASRPVSRGSSDSMTFDSLRAIPWVFAWTQVRYNAPGWYGIGKGIEAAAEKNDNALEVLQKWHKEWTFFRTVLNNSQREMARTHLPTSGLYNTKPTKFHNQLVEHFKQAEQWITSITGNDHILDHNKVIQNSILFRNPFTYPMNFIQAELLKRWKKADSKDQKEKLTEVLFLNINGIAAAMQSTG